In Rutidosis leptorrhynchoides isolate AG116_Rl617_1_P2 chromosome 2, CSIRO_AGI_Rlap_v1, whole genome shotgun sequence, one genomic interval encodes:
- the LOC139889030 gene encoding uncharacterized protein codes for MRKRKLNELKAQEKERSSAGFKVNFSVGQEFGSKAEVKQLVDLHAIETRRNLVIVKNDRIRLRAKYEGFLKNYKNGEFVGGKQPLTGQTSNKGGVGEGSGALKYKGNGKKTSKATPPNKDKKSHHRIKHIECQWALQVSKIPNSETWSVRTYNHKHDCLESRLIRQCTSQFLATKLVDQLQTNPQIPVRAVKSQLESNLEVKIHPQKAFRALQKAKKTLKGDYMDQYGDLRDYAIELKRSNPGTTVKIDVEPVEDPNMSTRVFKRIYICLGACKRGFRAIGRDLLGVDGAFMKEPASGHLLTAVGLDSNNGIYHVAYAIVESECYDSWCWFLELVASDLELDEMCNFTFISDRQKGLVSAVAKVFPVAEHRFCLRHIHENMKKNWRGVAYKNHLWACATATTVPQFEKKMALLKEFSEPAYVYLSKIPPAQWARSHFTGRALSDILLNNICEVLNRWLCEARDKPIITALEYIRQYLMKRIANVITAISKCNTPLTLGATKVFDKVKKEAMKCDVIWNGDEKYQVNGHHDDQVVVDMGAKNCSCRKWDLTGIPCKHAVAALLNMACYSQ; via the exons ATGAGGAAAAGAAAACTGAATGAATTGAAAGCACAAGAGAAAGAAAGATCATCTGCAGGTTTTAAAGTTAATTTCTCAGTTGGGCAAGAGTTTGGTAGTAAAGCAGAGGTAAAGCAACTTGTTGACTTGCATGCTATTGAGACAAGAAGGAATCTTGTGATTGTGAAAAATGACAGGATCAGGCTTAGGGCCAAATATGAGGGTTTTCTAAAAAACTATAAAAATGGTGAATTTGTGGGTGGGAAACAACCATTGACTGGTCAAACTTCAAATAAAGGTGGGGTAGGTGAGGGTAGTGGGGCATTAAAGTATAAAGGTAATGGAAAAAAGACAAGTAAAGCTACACCACCCAATAAAGATAAGAAATCTCATCATAGGATTAAACATATTGAATGTCAATGGGCTTTACAGGTTAGTAAAATTCCCAACTCAGAAACATGGTCAGTTAGAACATATAATCATAAGCATGACTGTCTAGAATCAAGATTAATTAGACAGTGTACTTCTCAGTTTCTAGCAACAAAATTGGTTGACCAATTACAAACAAACCCACAAATTCCAGTTAGAGCAGTCAAATCCCAATTGGAGTCAAATTTGGAAGTCAAAATACATCCACAGAAAGCTTTTAGAGCACTGCAGAAGGCCAAGAAAACCCTAAAAGGAGACTACATGGATCAGTATGGGGATTTAAGAGACTATGCTATTGAGCTAAAAAGATCTAACCCTGGAACTACAGTTAAAATAGATGTTGAACCTGTTGAAGATCCAAACATGAGTACAAGGGTTTTCAAAAGAATTTATATTTGTTTGGGGGCTTGTAAAAGGGGATTTAGGGCTATTGGAAGGGATCTGCTTGGTGTGGATGGTGCATTCATGAAAGAACCAGCCAGTGGTCATTTGTTAACAGCTGTAGGTCTTGACTCTAATAATGGAATCTATCATGTGGCTTATGCAATTGTGGAATCAGAGTGTTATGATTCTTGGTGTTGGTTCCTTGAGTTAGTGGCTTCAGATCTGGAACTAGATGAGATGTGTAACTTCACTTTTATTAGTGATAGACAAAAG GGTCTTGTATCTGCTGTTGCAAAAGTATTCCCTGTAGCAGAACATAGATTCTGTTTAAGGCATATTCATGAGAATATGAAGAAGAATTGGCGTGGCGTTGCATACAAAAATCACTTGTGGGCTTGTGCAACTGCAACAACAGTTccacaatttgaaaaaaaaatggcATTGTTGAAGGAATTTTCTGAACCAGCATATGTGTATTTGTCAAAGATTCCACCTGCACAGTGGGCAAGAAGCCATTTTACTG GTCGTGCACTTTCAGATATATTGTTGAATAACATTTGTGAAGTCCTTAATAGATGGTTATGTGAGGCTAGAGACAAACCAATTATCACTGCTTTGGAGTATATTAGGCAGTACTTAATGAAAAGAATAGCTAATGTGATCACAGCTATTTCAAAGTGCAATACTCCACTGACATTAGGTGCTACTAAAGTGTTTGACAAGGTAAAAAAGGAAGCTATGAAGTGTGATGTTATTTGGAATGGTGATGAAAAATATCAGGTTAATGGTCATCATGATGATCAAGTTGTTGTGGATATGGGTGCCAAGAACTGTTCTTGCAGAAAATGGGATTTAACTGGAATTCCATGCAAGCATGCAGTTGCAGCTTTGTTGAACATGGCATGTTATAGCCAATAA